CATCACCACACTGCCCCACCGACCGGTCGGCGGATCCCAGCTCGACGCGAATGAGCCAGCGCCGCGTCAGTGAGGGTCCTCGACCTCTGATGCCGGGCAGGATGCCTCGTCGGCGATCGTGGCCCAGGCGAATGGCTGGCACCCGGGCGGGTACTGCCACCCCGTGACCAATCCCGCTGCCCACGCGACCACCCTGCTGGAGCTGCTCGCGCCGGCCACCGACGGGGCGCCCGGCCGGCCCCCGGTCGAGGTCGTCGACATCGGCGCCAACCCGATCGACGGCGACCCGCCCTACCGGCCGTTGCTGGACGCGGGTGGGTGCCGGGTCACCGGGTTCGAGCCGCAGCCGCCGGCGCTGGCCGACCTAATCCGCCGGGCCGGCCCGCACGAGCGCTACCTGCCCTACGCGGTCGGTGACGGGCGTGCGCACAGCCTGCAGCTGTGCGCCACCTCGGGTTTCGCCAGCCTGCTCGAACCCGACGAGCGACAACTGGAGCTGCTCATCGATTTCCCCGAGCTGGCCCGGGTGACCGGCCGGGAACCGGTGCAGACCAGCCGGTTGGACGATATCGCCGAGATCGAGGCGATCGACTTCCTCAAGATCGACATCCAGGGCGGCGAGCTGGCGGTCTTCCAGGCCGGGCGGCGCAGCCTGGCCCGGGCCGTCGCGATCCAGACCGAGGTCGGCTTCCATCGCCTGTATCGGGACCAACCGACCTTCGCCGACGTCGACCTCGAGCTGCGGGCGCAGGGTTTCGTCCCGCACCGGTTCGTCAGCACCCGCACCTGGCCGCTGGCGCCGGTGGTCTGGGCCGACCCGCTGGAGCAGGACGCCCGGCACCTGGTCGAGGCCGAC
This genomic window from Nakamurella multipartita DSM 44233 contains:
- a CDS encoding FkbM family methyltransferase, whose product is MTNPAAHATTLLELLAPATDGAPGRPPVEVVDIGANPIDGDPPYRPLLDAGGCRVTGFEPQPPALADLIRRAGPHERYLPYAVGDGRAHSLQLCATSGFASLLEPDERQLELLIDFPELARVTGREPVQTSRLDDIAEIEAIDFLKIDIQGGELAVFQAGRRSLARAVAIQTEVGFHRLYRDQPTFADVDLELRAQGFVPHRFVSTRTWPLAPVVWADPLEQDARHLVEADLLYVRDPVTLDRFTDGQLGRLALIADICYRSAGLALRCVLELSARGALDPAAPERYRALARTRLAG